The bacterium nucleotide sequence AGTGAGATGCTTCGCAAGCTCTTCCTTACACCTGGAGGCATCCAGCGAGGGGATGTTCCGCCTGTTATTCCTCTTGTTCCTGAGCGCTTGGCTGGGTTCTGCTCTGTTTGTGATTGGCTGGGGTCGAATACTGATTTTTTCCCTTATGAAGATAAGCCGGACCAGGACTTAAATGAGTATTTCCTGAACCGTCAAACGCTGGCTGAAAAGGCGCTGTATGCCAGTGGTATGTTAAGAAGCCCCTGCCGGACAGGCGGCATGAATAGGCTATTCCCTGAACTTACAGCGAGAGGTATCCAGTCCCTTGCGGATGAATGGCCCAAAGAGCCTGGACTGACCCTCATTGAAGCCCCTACCGGATCGGGAAAAACCGAAGCTGCACTTGCCTATGCTTCAAGGCTCTTAGCCGCAGGATTGGCTGACAGTATCATATTTGCCCTGCCTACCCAGGCCACCGCCAATGCCATGTTGTCAAGGCTTGAAAAAGTCGCTGGGAAGCTTTTCCCTGGAGGTGGGAATGTAGTTCTGGCACACGGGCAAGCCAGATTCAACCGCGACTTTATTCAGTTGAAAGATAGAGCCTATGGAACATCTGTCCAAGGTGGGGAAGAAGCTTTCGCCCAATGTGCCAAGTGGTTAGCCGCCAGCCGCAAAAGAGTATTTTTAGGACAGGTTGGAGTTTGTACGATCGATCAGGTGCTTTTGTCTGTTTTACCCATTCGCCATCACTTTATCAGAGCATTCGGGGTCCGCAAGAGTGTCCTGATCATTGATGAAATTCATGCCTATGACAGCTATATGAATGGCCTTTTGGACATTGTTTTAAAAGCACAGCGTATGGCGGGTGGTTCTGCCATTTTACTATCCGCCACTTTGCCGTCCAGACGCAGGGAACAACTCTTTGCAGTCTGGGGTGTGCAGAGCAATGAATCAGAAAAGGGAAATGCCTATCCATTAGTCAGTCATGCTGGAAATAGCGGGCAAAGCGGACAGAGTGGGCAAAGTATATGGGAGTCTCCTGAGCTTCTGGAAGAGTACAAGGTGGAAGTCTTGTGCGAGAAATCTGAGGAAATGCTGCCACAGCAGTCTTTGCTTGATGAAATTGTCCATGCAGCCAGATCAGGGGCGAGAGTAGTCGTTATCTGCAATCTGGTGGCCGAGGCGCAAAAGCTGGCTCGAAGGCTCAGGGAAATTTCTGGTATCGGAGTAGACTTGTTTCACTCCCGCTTTCGTTTTTGTGATCGGCAGAGAATCGAAGCACAGGTTTTATCAGGCTATGGGAAAGAGCGAAAAAATAACGAGGGGCGCATTCTGATAGCGACGCAGGTAGTGGAGCAAAGTCTGGATCTTGATTTTGATTGGATGATCACTCAACTTTGTCCTGTGGATTTGCTCTTTCAGCGTCTTGGCAGGTTACACCGCCATTCCCGGCAGCGCCCTGCCGGTTTTGAACCGGCCCGCTGCATTGTCCTGGTTCCAATCGGAGAGGATTACGGCAGACATACGGCAATCTATGGAGACATCCAGGTCCTTTGGCGTACTCAGAAACTCCTGGAGCGCTCCCCAATAATATCTTTCCCTGGCGCTTATCGCGAATGGATTGAGGCAGTTTATGGTGATGAGAGCTGGCCACAGGAGCCTGAATATATTACTATGGCGCATCAAACCTTTATGGATAGCGAAGACGCAAAAAGGTTTTGCGCTCTGAACCTGGGCAGAGCGGATGCCAATCTGCTTGCTGATACTGACGGCAATGTGGCTGCTCTTACCCGCGATGGGGAAATGAGTCTGAGTGTCATACCGGTGGTGATGAAGAAAGGAAGACACTGCTTCCTTGACGGTACTGCGCTGGACAGCATTGATGAGCGGGAAGTCGACGAGGCTCTGAATCTGCAAGCCATTCCTGCCCCTCACTCATGGCGGTATTCCCTGCCAGAGAGTGAGGATGGGTTGTATTATTTGCCTATGGAATCAGACTCACATGGCGGATGGATATCCAGAATAAAAAAATCCACGTTTACTTATCATCCGGATTTCGGATTAGAAAGAGGTGAACTATGAATCTACTCATTGACCCATGGATACCGGTACTTCATCAAGGCCGGTTTCAGCACGTCACCCTGAAAGATGTGCTGTGCCAGGATGCTGATTGGCAACTGTGCTCTTTCAGGGATGATATGGAATTGGCTGCGCTGCAGCTTGTAATTTGCCTTGTTCAGGTGATTTTCCCGCCGGATAGCCATAAGGAAGTTCGCCAGCGGCTGGCAACCCCAATGGATGAGGAGGAGTTTTCCTTAAGGGTATCCAAATACCTCGACATGTTTGTTTTGGATCACCCAAAACATCCTTTTATGCAAACACGCGGAGTCAAAGCCAAGGAATCTACACCCATGCAAAAGCTTTTTATCGGTTACGATCGCTCATTTTTTAATGATCCCGATGAGATTTCCCGTGCCTGCCCTGCCTGTGTGGCTGTTGCACTCTTCAATCAGGCCAGTAACTGCCCAAGTTTTGGAGGTGGATTCAAAGGGAGTCTGCGCGGAAGCGCTCCGCTAACCACCCTGGTGTATGGTGAAAGCCTGCGTTCAACTATATGGCGAAACATCCTGAGTCGAAATACCGGGGATCAGCAGTCGATGTCCTCTCTTGATGGCAATAACCAGCCAGGGTGGGTGGATCAGATAAAGAGTCAGGAAGTCATTTATCCCCATAAAATAGGGTTGTTGAGAGGACTTTTCTGGCAGCCTGCACATGTAGAGGTGGAATGGCAAAATAGCAAGAGCCAGTGCCAAGCCTGCAACCAGGTCACGCATAAGCTGGCCATAGGGTTTAAAAAGGAAAAATTTAAATATGAAATTCAAGGCATATGGCTTCACCCCCACAGCCCCAGAGAGTGGAAGCTGGCCAAAGGCACACGAGAGGAAAAATATGCATCCTTTACCACTACAGCCCCGGCATGGACCCAGCTTAACACTTTCTTAACAGAGAGAGAAATTGGATCTGCAAAGGCAGGCCAACCTGCAAAGGCAGGTTATGTTCCATCGGCAGTGGTCAGTCAATTTCGGAAGGTATTTTTTGGTGAAGAGATCAATCTCATTGTTGGCGGCTACCGGGTAAATCAGGCATCTGTTCTGCAGCGGCGGCATGAGATGTTCAACTTGCCTGCAGGCTGGACTGAAAACATGG carries:
- the cas3 gene encoding CRISPR-associated helicase/endonuclease Cas3, giving the protein MSTSSNIMSYWDYWGKARPSEGSGPTFHLLPYHSLDVAAVAAHWLKADEALMRSFLRSGDGIEEHILKAWVLFFVALHDLGKFDIRFQLKARDVALNLNPLFSEADASEAKDFDHGSAGLNWFIRELPDLGFDGEVIEALQYWMIAVFGHHGRGLYTGKISRPGADDAVIEHNRQARREWSEMLRKLFLTPGGIQRGDVPPVIPLVPERLAGFCSVCDWLGSNTDFFPYEDKPDQDLNEYFLNRQTLAEKALYASGMLRSPCRTGGMNRLFPELTARGIQSLADEWPKEPGLTLIEAPTGSGKTEAALAYASRLLAAGLADSIIFALPTQATANAMLSRLEKVAGKLFPGGGNVVLAHGQARFNRDFIQLKDRAYGTSVQGGEEAFAQCAKWLAASRKRVFLGQVGVCTIDQVLLSVLPIRHHFIRAFGVRKSVLIIDEIHAYDSYMNGLLDIVLKAQRMAGGSAILLSATLPSRRREQLFAVWGVQSNESEKGNAYPLVSHAGNSGQSGQSGQSIWESPELLEEYKVEVLCEKSEEMLPQQSLLDEIVHAARSGARVVVICNLVAEAQKLARRLREISGIGVDLFHSRFRFCDRQRIEAQVLSGYGKERKNNEGRILIATQVVEQSLDLDFDWMITQLCPVDLLFQRLGRLHRHSRQRPAGFEPARCIVLVPIGEDYGRHTAIYGDIQVLWRTQKLLERSPIISFPGAYREWIEAVYGDESWPQEPEYITMAHQTFMDSEDAKRFCALNLGRADANLLADTDGNVAALTRDGEMSLSVIPVVMKKGRHCFLDGTALDSIDEREVDEALNLQAIPAPHSWRYSLPESEDGLYYLPMESDSHGGWISRIKKSTFTYHPDFGLERGEL
- the casA gene encoding type I-E CRISPR-associated protein Cse1/CasA — its product is MNLLIDPWIPVLHQGRFQHVTLKDVLCQDADWQLCSFRDDMELAALQLVICLVQVIFPPDSHKEVRQRLATPMDEEEFSLRVSKYLDMFVLDHPKHPFMQTRGVKAKESTPMQKLFIGYDRSFFNDPDEISRACPACVAVALFNQASNCPSFGGGFKGSLRGSAPLTTLVYGESLRSTIWRNILSRNTGDQQSMSSLDGNNQPGWVDQIKSQEVIYPHKIGLLRGLFWQPAHVEVEWQNSKSQCQACNQVTHKLAIGFKKEKFKYEIQGIWLHPHSPREWKLAKGTREEKYASFTTTAPAWTQLNTFLTEREIGSAKAGQPAKAGYVPSAVVSQFRKVFFGEEINLIVGGYRVNQASVLQRRHEMFNLPAGWTENMDKVEELIALGLKVKDELRKKLFGFAKKVHVPGLPSQAEERFYQSSEPLIHKTLRTMKWQEGERIKADLLEQLSSLARQIFEEVTQSYRHDPKMIRAFALSRRSLNSALNKLSIS